Proteins encoded by one window of Ardenticatenales bacterium:
- a CDS encoding winged helix-turn-helix transcriptional regulator: protein MSNKNSAMTLPQLQELHLLHANICQALGDPKRLQILYALHEQPRHVTALADDLGMPQPTMSRHLRVLRQRGLVTTRRDGPAVIYDLVDTRIIDVLNTMRVILRDVIAHQSDILREE from the coding sequence ATGAGTAACAAGAACAGCGCGATGACTCTCCCCCAACTACAAGAACTCCACCTCCTGCACGCCAATATCTGCCAGGCATTAGGCGACCCGAAGCGGCTGCAAATTCTGTATGCGCTGCACGAGCAGCCGCGCCACGTTACGGCGCTGGCGGACGACCTGGGCATGCCCCAACCAACCATGTCCCGCCATTTGCGGGTGCTGCGGCAGCGGGGGCTGGTGACAACACGACGGGACGGCCCCGCCGTGATCTACGATCTGGTTGACACGCGCATCATCGACGTGCTGAATACAATGCGCGTCATTTTGCGCGACGTAATCGCGCATCAATCTGATATTTTACGAGAAGAATGA